A genomic window from Streptomyces sp. NBC_01429 includes:
- a CDS encoding I78 family peptidase inhibitor — translation MAPIPTPPRQPADAPESYVGLDAANAERQARERGWTHVRALPPGSIITMEFVASRINFEVADGRVIRCWLG, via the coding sequence ATGGCACCGATACCGACTCCACCCCGACAGCCCGCCGACGCCCCCGAGTCCTATGTCGGCCTCGACGCCGCGAACGCCGAACGGCAGGCCCGGGAGCGCGGCTGGACGCATGTGCGCGCGCTGCCGCCCGGCTCGATCATCACGATGGAGTTCGTCGCGAGCCGGATCAACTTCGAGGTCGCGGACGGCCGGGTGATCCGCTGCTGGCTGGGCTGA
- a CDS encoding phosphatase PAP2 family protein, whose protein sequence is MRTDIFARLDREPEPPKIEIPRMSRTRTALFGGTLAFYVAIVVAVLVSSSLVILDWKIMLFRPYQQWPDLHPFLDYFVVLGQRGPTAVMIAAWLGWRSWRQHTLRPLLTLGAALLALNVTVGAVKLGLGRLGPHYATQIGSAELFAGGDIFPSGHTANAVVTWGILAYLATTPRARRYLSIMSALVALGVGATTVYLGTHWLSDVLLGWAAGLLILLALPWAEPLIGRAERAILEVRARWRESRRRVLAAPVAVGVPRTPVPVPHEADVAEEQPCEHVGAGHGGRPAAAGRGAGQLTAQPRQHAVRSERTPVTPAGSRRPPRSRPLTGG, encoded by the coding sequence GTGCGTACCGACATCTTTGCCCGCCTGGACCGGGAGCCGGAACCGCCGAAGATAGAGATCCCGCGGATGAGCCGCACCCGCACGGCTCTCTTCGGCGGGACCTTGGCGTTCTATGTCGCCATCGTCGTCGCCGTGCTCGTCTCGTCCTCGCTGGTGATCCTCGACTGGAAGATCATGCTCTTCCGGCCCTATCAGCAGTGGCCGGACCTGCACCCCTTCCTCGACTATTTCGTGGTGCTCGGCCAGCGCGGCCCGACCGCCGTGATGATCGCGGCCTGGCTGGGCTGGCGCTCCTGGCGCCAGCACACGCTGCGCCCGCTGCTGACGCTCGGCGCCGCGCTGCTCGCGCTGAACGTGACCGTCGGCGCGGTGAAGCTCGGCCTCGGGCGGCTCGGCCCCCACTACGCGACCCAGATCGGCTCGGCGGAGCTCTTCGCCGGCGGCGATATATTTCCTTCGGGACACACCGCCAACGCCGTCGTGACCTGGGGAATCCTCGCCTATCTGGCCACCACGCCACGGGCCAGGCGCTATCTGTCGATCATGTCGGCCCTGGTCGCGCTGGGGGTCGGTGCGACGACCGTGTACCTCGGTACGCACTGGCTGAGCGATGTGCTGCTCGGCTGGGCCGCCGGTCTGCTGATCCTGCTGGCGCTGCCCTGGGCCGAGCCGCTGATCGGCCGCGCCGAACGGGCGATCCTGGAGGTGCGCGCGCGCTGGCGGGAGAGCCGCAGGCGGGTCCTGGCGGCCCCGGTGGCCGTCGGTGTCCCCAGGACGCCGGTGCCGGTCCCCCACGAGGCGGACGTCGCCGAGGAGCAGCCCTGCGAGCACGTGGGCGCCGGTCACGGCGGACGTCCGGCGGCCGCGGGCCGGGGCGCGGGTCAGCTCACCGCCCAGCCCCGGCAGCACGCGGTGCGCTCGGAGCGGACCCCGGTGACCCCGGCCGGCAGCCGCCGCCCGCCGCGCTCACGGCCGCTGACCGGCGGCTGA